The window TCAACAAGGCGGAGTCCCGAGAAGAATTTCGTGAGGCCATGGAAAACATCGGCCTCGGCATGGCCCAATCAGGCATCTGCCGCAACATGAACGACGTCCGCGAATGGGGTACTAAAATCCCGTTCCCGATTATTGTCCGCCCGGCCTACACTCTTGGCGGTTCCGGCGGTGGTGTGGCCTACAACATGGAGGAGCTGGAAGAAATCTGCTCCAACGGTTTGGCCCTGTCCATGAAGTCGGAGATCATGCTCGAACGCTCCATCCTTGGCTGGAAAGAGTACGAGCTTGAAGTGATGCGCGACAAGAAAGACAACTGCGTCATCATCTGCTCCATCGAAAACCTGGACCCCATGGGGGTGCACACCGGCGACTCCGTCACCGTGGCACCAGCCCAAACCCTTACCGACGACGAATATCAGAAGCTGCGTAACGCCTCCCTTGACGTTATGCGCGAGATCGGCGTCGAGACCGGCGGCTCCAACGTCCAGTTCGCAGTGAATCCGGAAGACGGCGAGATCATCATCATCGAGATGAACCCTCGCGTGTCCCGCTCTTCTGCGCTGGCATCCAAAGCCACCGGCTTCCCCATCGCAAAAATCGCGGCCAAACTCGCCGTGGGTTACACCCTCGACGAAATCCCGAACGATATTACTCGCGAGACAATGGCCTCCTTTGAACCGGCCATTGACTACTGCGTCATCAAGATTCCCAGATTCACCTTTGAGAAATTCCCGGGAACCGATGACTACCTGACCACGGCCATGAAATCCGTTGGCGAGACCATGGCCATTGGCCGTACCTTCAAGGAAGCACTCCAGAAGGGCCTCCGCTCTCTGGAAACCGGCCACATCGGATTGGGCAAAGTCTTCGGCGAACAGGAAATCGACAAAAACGAAGTCCTCAAGCTGCTGCATAAGCCCAACTCCCAGCGCCTGTACGCCCTGCGTGACGCCATGCTCTGCGGCATGACCGAAGAAGAAATCTTCGACGCCACCAAGATCGACCCGTGGTTCATCCGCCAGTTCTTCGAAGTCTTCGAGATGGAGAAAGAGCTGATCGAGTTTGGCAAGAAGGAAGGCGTATCCGCTGACACCGAAGGCATGAAAGACATGCTGCTACAGGCCAAGGAGTACGGCTACTCTGATCCTCAACTGGCAGCCATGTGGAAGACCAGCGAGGATGCCATTCGCACCCTGCGCAAGGAACTGGACATCGTCCCGACCTACTATCTGGTTGATACCTGCGCCGCAGAGTTCGAGGCATACACCCCGTACTACTACTCCACCTACGAGACCGGTCAGGAAAACGTCAGGGACGACAAAAAGAAGATCGTCATTCTGGGCGGCGGTCCCAACCGCATCGGTCAGGGCATCGAGTTCGACTACTGCTGCTGTCACTCCTCCTTCACCCTGAAGGAACTCGGCGTGCAGTCCATCATGGTCAACTCCAACCCCGAAACCGTTTCCACTGACTACGACACCTCGGACAAGCTCTACTTCGAGCCACTGACCTTCGAGGACGTCATGAACATCATCGAGTTCGAGAAACCCGATGGCGTCATTGTTCAGTTCGGTGGACAGACTCCGCTCAACCTCGCCCTGCGCCTTATGAACGCCGGCGTGCCGCTGATCGGCACCAGCCCGGACGCCATTGACCGCGCCGAGGACCGTGAACGCTTCAAGCAGTTCCTGAACAAGCTGAATCTCAAGCAGCCGCCGAACGGCACTGCAAAATCTCTGGTCGAAGCCCGCGAGATCGCCGAGAACCTCGGCTTCCCGCTGGTGCTCCGTCCCTCCTATGTACTGGGTGGACGCGGCATGGACATTGTCTATTCCATGGACGAATTCGACCACTACTTCCGCCACTCCGCTCGCGTCTCTCCGGAACACCCGACCCTGGTCGACAAGTTCCTTGAGTATGCAATTGAGGTCGACGTGGACGCGCTGTCTGACGGCGAAGACGTCTACATCGGTGGTGTCATGGAGCACATCGAGGAAGCAGGCATCCACTCCGGAGACTCCGGTTCGGTCCTGCCCCCCTACTCCCTGAGCCCGGAACTGGTTCGTGAAATCGAACGCCAGACCATCGCCATGGCCAAAGAGCTCGGCGTAGTCGGCCTGATGAACGTCCAGTTCGCCATCAAGGACGGCGAAGTGTACATCATCGAGGTGAACCCCCGCGCATCCCGTACGGTTCCCTTTGTATCCAAGGCCACGGGTGTCCCCCTTGCCAAGCTTGCCACCC of the Pseudodesulfovibrio sp. zrk46 genome contains:
- the carB gene encoding carbamoyl-phosphate synthase large subunit codes for the protein MPKRTDIKKIMLIGSGPIVIGQACEFDYSGTQALKALKEEGYEVVLVNSNPASIMTDPELADATYIEPIEPETVARIIEKERPDALLPTLGGQTGLNTALAVADMGVLEKFNVELIGADIKAINKAESREEFREAMENIGLGMAQSGICRNMNDVREWGTKIPFPIIVRPAYTLGGSGGGVAYNMEELEEICSNGLALSMKSEIMLERSILGWKEYELEVMRDKKDNCVIICSIENLDPMGVHTGDSVTVAPAQTLTDDEYQKLRNASLDVMREIGVETGGSNVQFAVNPEDGEIIIIEMNPRVSRSSALASKATGFPIAKIAAKLAVGYTLDEIPNDITRETMASFEPAIDYCVIKIPRFTFEKFPGTDDYLTTAMKSVGETMAIGRTFKEALQKGLRSLETGHIGLGKVFGEQEIDKNEVLKLLHKPNSQRLYALRDAMLCGMTEEEIFDATKIDPWFIRQFFEVFEMEKELIEFGKKEGVSADTEGMKDMLLQAKEYGYSDPQLAAMWKTSEDAIRTLRKELDIVPTYYLVDTCAAEFEAYTPYYYSTYETGQENVRDDKKKIVILGGGPNRIGQGIEFDYCCCHSSFTLKELGVQSIMVNSNPETVSTDYDTSDKLYFEPLTFEDVMNIIEFEKPDGVIVQFGGQTPLNLALRLMNAGVPLIGTSPDAIDRAEDRERFKQFLNKLNLKQPPNGTAKSLVEAREIAENLGFPLVLRPSYVLGGRGMDIVYSMDEFDHYFRHSARVSPEHPTLVDKFLEYAIEVDVDALSDGEDVYIGGVMEHIEEAGIHSGDSGSVLPPYSLSPELVREIERQTIAMAKELGVVGLMNVQFAIKDGEVYIIEVNPRASRTVPFVSKATGVPLAKLATRVMLGEKLKDLNPKAMRKKGHVSVKESVFPFSKFPNVDVLLGPEMRSTGEVMGIDPSFGLAYMKAQLAAGQKLPTEGTVFISVNDWDKAKMVLAAKDFVSMGFHVVATGGTADYFNEKGVPVTKVHKVHEGQRPHIVDHIKNGDIDLVINTPSGKATVGDAKMIRQTTLLYGVPYTTTVSGARAVAQAILELKETGLKVESIQKYYGN